One Solibacillus sp. R5-41 DNA segment encodes these proteins:
- the hemC gene encoding hydroxymethylbilane synthase, whose amino-acid sequence MRKIIVGSRKSKLALTQTNWFINELKAAGVPFDFEIQEIVTKGDRILDVQLSKVGGKGLFVKEIEQALYDKEIDFAVHSMKDMPAVLPDGLVIGCIPPREDARDAFISKGHVKFADLPQGAVVGTSSLRRSAQLLQVRPDLEIKWIRGNVDTRLNKLETEEYDAIILAAAGLKRLGWSDEVVTEYLDIDICLPAVAQGSLGIECRADDAELLEQLAKLTDALTWQAAHAERSFLAAMDGGCQVPIAGYATVDGESITLTGLVAAPDASIFFKESITGTNADAVGKEVARLLTEQGAFDLIQKVKAELDAE is encoded by the coding sequence TTGAGAAAAATTATTGTCGGTTCACGAAAAAGTAAATTAGCTTTAACACAAACAAATTGGTTTATTAATGAGTTAAAAGCTGCGGGTGTCCCATTTGATTTTGAAATACAAGAAATCGTGACGAAGGGTGACCGTATTTTAGATGTCCAATTATCAAAAGTTGGTGGTAAAGGGCTTTTCGTAAAAGAAATCGAGCAAGCACTGTATGATAAAGAAATAGATTTTGCCGTGCATTCTATGAAAGATATGCCTGCTGTATTGCCAGACGGTCTTGTAATTGGCTGTATTCCACCACGTGAAGATGCGCGTGATGCCTTTATTTCAAAAGGTCATGTGAAATTTGCAGATTTGCCACAAGGAGCAGTCGTTGGGACAAGCTCATTACGCCGTAGTGCACAGCTTTTACAAGTGCGACCGGACCTAGAAATTAAATGGATTCGTGGAAATGTAGATACTCGTTTAAATAAATTAGAAACAGAAGAGTACGATGCGATTATTTTAGCGGCTGCTGGCTTAAAACGTCTTGGCTGGAGTGATGAAGTTGTAACGGAGTATTTAGATATCGATATTTGTCTACCTGCTGTCGCACAAGGGTCACTTGGAATTGAGTGTCGTGCCGATGATGCGGAATTATTAGAGCAATTAGCGAAATTGACAGATGCACTGACTTGGCAAGCAGCTCATGCCGAACGCTCATTTTTAGCGGCGATGGATGGCGGATGTCAAGTACCAATCGCAGGTTATGCGACAGTGGACGGGGAATCGATTACATTAACAGGTTTAGTTGCAGCACCAGACGCCTCTATTTTCTTTAAGGAGTCTATAACAGGTACAAATGCAGATGCTGTCGGAAAAGAAGTTGCTCGATTATTGACGGAGCAAGGAGCATTTGACTTAATTCAAAAGGTGAAGGCTGAGCTTGATGCCGAGTAA
- a CDS encoding uroporphyrinogen-III synthase, translating into MPSKLPLAGKTIILTGSNKIQSIVPFIKASGGRVKTFPLIEVQELVSDKDEMRLTQCNDYDWLIFTSQNAVSAFVAKLTRFGISASTIQCKIAVVGERTAESLQQHGLAYHFMPTVYSADVFVQEFDYEGSALFLRGSLAKSTIADGIGADEWTLYETVPSIKYIQALHETLIGEPEPIVIFASPSAVEIYAQELVPMLDWRFVKFATIGHVTTQALAKYGITPIVQPQQYTMKAVIEQLILEETKL; encoded by the coding sequence ATGCCGAGTAAATTGCCGCTAGCAGGTAAAACGATTATTTTGACCGGTTCGAACAAAATACAATCGATTGTACCTTTTATTAAAGCAAGTGGTGGGCGCGTGAAAACGTTTCCGCTCATTGAAGTACAGGAATTGGTGTCGGATAAAGATGAAATGCGTCTCACACAATGTAATGACTATGATTGGCTCATTTTTACGAGTCAAAATGCGGTCAGTGCATTTGTAGCGAAACTAACGCGGTTTGGGATTTCGGCATCTACAATTCAATGTAAAATTGCGGTTGTTGGTGAGCGAACAGCCGAAAGCCTACAACAACATGGTTTGGCGTATCATTTTATGCCAACTGTGTATAGTGCGGACGTTTTTGTACAAGAATTCGACTATGAAGGCAGTGCACTATTTTTACGTGGTAGTCTTGCGAAGTCGACAATTGCGGACGGTATTGGCGCAGATGAATGGACGCTTTATGAAACGGTGCCATCTATCAAGTATATTCAAGCGCTTCATGAAACTTTAATTGGCGAACCAGAACCGATTGTCATTTTTGCTAGTCCGTCTGCTGTTGAAATTTATGCACAGGAGCTAGTCCCGATGCTTGATTGGAGATTCGTCAAATTTGCAACGATTGGTCATGTTACGACACAAGCTTTAGCGAAATATGGGATTACACCGATTGTCCAACCGCAACAATATACGATGAAGGCCGTTATCGAACAACTTATTTTGGAGGAAACAAAATTATGA
- a CDS encoding phosphate ABC transporter ATPase, with amino-acid sequence MLKKMATILLAIIFALAALPFGQQTEAATTYKFVNVKYDETENKDGTVNRTLSKVTLENSAGKTATFNIDKTARLYINNTLTTIDGFKAGMDVTVKVNLRKVTEMRGTTNIEDGAIVPNSKQSAGVVTKIDPNGLFITVKLDNAGTKSYYVKNSTTIIKGKSTVDLSALYEGDRVKLKFASADTSAVSEINIITTGVMVENLYKAKLNTVNTSKNTFTVHNAHPFTNWLFGENEKMDKNTFEFTSNTTIYAGNEKISENQLKNYKNSDLYFVTTKQFSKEVVEKIVVLAKNERSYYQSLSEVNSKYGYFALSKVGRLFYHDGSILVRNGRLVEPDTLAANGTAYVITDGTTSDKYAHVVNVTNDSFTSPNLSSHQLYFGRLDVADLDAYKVELSGMEYFKNNFWTKFNSESIFSFSNSTAVTELDGDTKYKIIPETELFLYEGQYGYFYVKDGHIQAIHFIKNGARSVITATGRVNSIGTNSISVKDVSQWVNGGEWSYFGETKVDLNKVVIIKNGKAIKASELKPSDRVVLLMDENLVTHVVMVNE; translated from the coding sequence TTGCTGAAAAAAATGGCAACAATTTTATTGGCGATTATTTTTGCTTTAGCAGCACTGCCATTTGGGCAACAGACTGAAGCAGCTACGACATATAAATTTGTCAACGTGAAATATGATGAAACAGAAAATAAGGATGGTACGGTTAATCGTACGTTAAGCAAGGTCACTTTAGAAAATAGTGCTGGAAAAACAGCAACTTTTAATATCGATAAAACGGCAAGGCTGTACATAAATAATACCTTAACTACGATTGATGGTTTTAAGGCAGGTATGGATGTTACGGTAAAAGTAAATTTAAGAAAAGTAACGGAAATGCGTGGTACAACAAATATAGAAGATGGTGCTATTGTTCCAAATAGTAAGCAAAGTGCGGGTGTTGTCACAAAGATTGACCCGAATGGCTTATTTATTACAGTGAAATTAGATAATGCTGGAACGAAATCGTATTACGTGAAAAATAGCACGACGATAATAAAAGGCAAGTCAACGGTTGATTTAAGTGCACTATATGAAGGGGATCGTGTGAAGCTAAAATTTGCTTCAGCAGATACTTCAGCGGTATCGGAAATTAATATTATCACTACTGGTGTTATGGTAGAAAATTTATACAAGGCCAAATTAAATACAGTAAACACAAGTAAAAATACGTTTACCGTACATAATGCGCATCCATTTACGAACTGGTTATTCGGTGAAAATGAAAAGATGGATAAAAATACATTTGAATTTACAAGTAACACAACGATTTATGCGGGCAATGAAAAAATCTCGGAAAATCAATTGAAAAACTATAAAAATAGCGACTTGTATTTTGTAACGACAAAGCAATTTAGTAAAGAGGTCGTTGAAAAAATTGTAGTATTAGCTAAAAATGAACGCTCGTATTACCAATCATTATCTGAAGTGAATTCGAAATATGGTTACTTTGCGTTATCTAAAGTGGGTAGATTATTTTACCATGATGGTTCTATTTTAGTTCGTAACGGTCGCTTAGTAGAACCTGATACGCTTGCTGCGAATGGGACAGCCTATGTCATTACGGATGGCACGACGAGTGATAAATATGCCCATGTGGTGAATGTTACGAACGACAGCTTCACATCACCAAACTTATCGTCGCATCAGCTCTATTTTGGTCGTTTAGACGTAGCTGATTTAGATGCTTATAAAGTCGAACTTTCGGGCATGGAGTACTTTAAAAATAACTTCTGGACGAAATTCAATTCTGAATCGATCTTCTCATTTAGTAATTCAACAGCGGTTACGGAGTTAGATGGCGATACGAAATACAAAATTATTCCAGAAACTGAATTGTTCTTATATGAAGGGCAGTACGGATACTTCTATGTGAAGGACGGCCATATTCAAGCGATTCACTTTATCAAAAATGGAGCACGTTCTGTCATTACAGCAACGGGTCGCGTGAATAGCATCGGGACAAACTCCATTTCGGTTAAAGATGTTAGCCAGTGGGTAAATGGCGGGGAATGGTCATACTTCGGAGAAACGAAAGTAGACTTGAATAAGGTAGTCATTATTAAAAACGGAAAAGCGATTAAAGCAAGCGAATTAAAACCTTCTGATCGCGTCGTATTATTAATGGACGAAAATCTCGTAACACATGTAGTAATGGTAAACGAATAA
- a CDS encoding VWA domain-containing protein gives MTNFKKLIAVFLSCLIVFSSVLPMNPIEVDAATNQIKDISTTNAKYKPAKWAVDNNYFQLFPGGKFQPDTPVKEWEVLQMIAKLDGNYQFKSYEKDMIYSYYGELNIPLYGVGIVSKQNATISRSHFARIFAAMNGLDLSEKQAIQYLYMSEITTGTTGKRTFEDYKPTSNLNRGDLAVFMYRMNQQGKIALEGLTSKATGKDDHKITLPADFIENADGSVILKPKPGENTDDKVNRPSVYKAVESINVASEKLIANGVDSTLITIQLKDSYGNPIPYDESLAFKVTSEAGASFSATDSSTSGKAKVVYTDGPELNVFVTAPALTKSYVDKIRFELVNNDDPKYYTYKNQVIEASVRYVPEAELRISYEVFDPDQPDWTGGNVDPGVKPLPALPEGVIDGKTVPFSVNGVITVSDYDEDLKLMTGSKYETYNHPTTGKPIQGEITSKEIQYGNAELKLEGQVISVWLFEQILEYMIYGNEKNPNGWGGVGSAKVMYTLNKEGRATYDLQGVMSEEHTSQFDSTLHAAIIYLINFLPKADDITLAHEESVLAIKALYDKLSQIDKNILQKGFAQAIGKLEGALSKIEVLKKGQELEERPEGMDRYTKVIVNVVAPSGVVITDYRGTVEVTFNGTSRTVAFDTNTKDYNTGTGYAGSAVVYFDDIVYGKSPVTAKLVDKDPRYAKALQGLDNKTATSEIFANPKFEKNICKGKAEVAFVVDHSGSVRKNDPNNDTAKKVKQVINQLAQDTNHVYHFNRKPYHEKSGTASDVTKIPSLLEYQYESNATNIADAVDIAINKFSNNQQTAKALVLVTDGKTSKSKIDKITQLAKDKNVKVYTVAIGKYNTINETLLKTLSTDTGGAYFNSETIYNIHGSFQAIINSILCNKEVVDNSCAVGDTLFNEASVNISRTNVILNARINQNCTNVSAVSVIFTASGGSVTYDLQSRGASIFRLTRYVNEFKPFNLYNDVEFQAFDQAGKLIAAKSVKIQ, from the coding sequence GTGACAAATTTTAAGAAGCTAATAGCGGTATTTTTATCTTGTCTGATTGTATTTTCAAGCGTATTACCTATGAACCCAATCGAAGTAGATGCAGCGACGAATCAGATTAAAGATATTAGTACGACAAATGCAAAGTACAAGCCTGCAAAATGGGCAGTTGACAATAATTATTTTCAACTTTTTCCAGGTGGTAAATTCCAACCAGATACGCCCGTAAAAGAGTGGGAAGTATTGCAAATGATTGCAAAACTAGATGGGAATTATCAGTTTAAAAGCTATGAAAAAGATATGATTTACTCGTATTATGGAGAATTGAATATTCCATTATATGGAGTTGGTATTGTATCAAAACAAAACGCGACTATTTCGAGAAGTCATTTTGCACGAATTTTTGCTGCGATGAATGGCTTAGATTTATCAGAAAAGCAAGCGATTCAATATTTATATATGAGTGAAATTACGACAGGAACGACAGGTAAACGTACGTTTGAAGATTACAAACCTACGAGCAATCTTAACCGCGGCGATTTAGCTGTATTTATGTACCGCATGAATCAACAAGGAAAGATTGCATTAGAAGGGTTAACGAGTAAAGCAACAGGTAAGGACGATCATAAAATTACATTACCAGCGGACTTTATCGAAAATGCAGATGGCTCGGTTATATTGAAGCCAAAGCCAGGAGAAAATACGGATGATAAAGTAAATCGTCCAAGTGTTTATAAAGCAGTAGAAAGCATTAATGTAGCTTCTGAAAAATTAATTGCAAATGGTGTCGATTCAACATTAATTACGATTCAATTAAAAGATAGCTATGGAAATCCAATCCCATATGATGAATCATTAGCATTTAAAGTGACTTCTGAAGCAGGTGCATCTTTCTCTGCAACGGATTCAAGCACAAGTGGTAAAGCAAAAGTTGTGTATACGGATGGACCGGAGCTCAATGTATTTGTGACCGCACCAGCTTTGACGAAATCATATGTCGATAAAATTCGATTTGAATTAGTGAACAATGATGATCCAAAATATTATACGTATAAAAATCAAGTAATTGAGGCATCGGTTCGCTATGTTCCGGAAGCGGAATTACGTATTTCGTATGAAGTGTTTGATCCAGATCAACCGGACTGGACAGGTGGGAATGTTGACCCAGGCGTGAAGCCATTACCAGCATTACCAGAAGGCGTTATTGACGGGAAAACGGTACCATTTTCTGTGAATGGTGTCATTACGGTTTCAGATTATGATGAAGATTTAAAACTGATGACAGGTTCTAAATACGAAACATATAACCATCCGACAACAGGGAAACCAATACAAGGTGAAATTACTTCTAAAGAAATTCAGTATGGCAATGCAGAACTAAAATTAGAAGGTCAAGTTATTTCAGTATGGTTATTTGAACAAATTTTAGAGTATATGATTTATGGCAATGAAAAGAATCCAAATGGCTGGGGCGGAGTTGGCTCAGCGAAAGTGATGTATACGCTTAATAAAGAAGGTCGAGCAACATACGACTTGCAAGGTGTTATGAGTGAAGAACATACGTCTCAATTTGATTCGACATTACATGCAGCGATCATTTATTTAATCAACTTTTTACCAAAAGCAGATGATATTACGTTAGCGCATGAAGAAAGTGTCCTTGCGATTAAAGCGCTGTACGACAAACTTAGTCAAATTGATAAAAATATTTTACAAAAAGGATTTGCGCAAGCGATTGGTAAGCTTGAAGGGGCATTGTCGAAAATTGAAGTTTTGAAAAAGGGACAAGAGCTAGAGGAACGTCCTGAAGGTATGGACCGTTATACGAAGGTCATTGTGAATGTCGTCGCGCCAAGTGGTGTCGTTATTACGGATTACCGGGGAACAGTCGAGGTAACATTTAATGGTACGTCAAGAACTGTTGCTTTTGATACGAATACAAAGGACTATAATACAGGGACAGGTTATGCCGGATCTGCGGTCGTGTATTTTGATGATATCGTTTACGGAAAATCACCTGTAACAGCGAAACTCGTCGACAAAGACCCACGTTATGCGAAAGCATTGCAAGGACTTGATAATAAAACGGCAACAAGTGAAATTTTCGCCAATCCTAAGTTTGAGAAAAATATTTGTAAAGGCAAAGCAGAGGTAGCATTTGTTGTGGATCACTCGGGCTCAGTTCGCAAAAACGATCCAAATAACGACACAGCGAAAAAAGTAAAACAAGTAATTAATCAGCTAGCTCAAGATACAAATCATGTGTATCACTTTAACCGTAAGCCTTACCATGAGAAATCAGGCACGGCAAGTGATGTGACAAAAATTCCGAGTTTACTAGAATATCAATACGAAAGCAATGCAACAAATATTGCAGATGCGGTGGATATTGCGATTAACAAATTCTCAAACAATCAGCAGACGGCAAAAGCGCTTGTACTCGTAACAGATGGTAAAACGTCGAAATCAAAAATTGACAAGATTACACAATTAGCAAAAGACAAAAATGTGAAAGTGTATACAGTTGCGATTGGGAAGTATAATACAATTAATGAAACGCTATTAAAAACCCTTTCAACAGATACAGGTGGCGCGTACTTTAATTCTGAAACTATTTATAATATCCATGGTTCATTCCAGGCGATTATAAATTCAATTTTATGTAATAAAGAAGTGGTAGATAATAGCTGCGCAGTAGGAGATACATTGTTTAACGAAGCTTCTGTTAATATTTCACGTACAAATGTGATTTTAAATGCACGTATTAATCAAAATTGTACGAATGTGTCTGCTGTATCGGTTATTTTTACAGCCTCTGGAGGAAGCGTCACGTATGATTTACAAAGTCGAGGTGCATCGATTTTTAGATTAACACGCTATGTAAATGAATTTAAACCATTCAATTTATACAATGACGTCGAATTCCAAGCATTTGATCAAGCAGGCAAATTAATTGCTGCGAAATCAGTTAAAATTCAATAA
- a CDS encoding S-layer homology domain-containing protein: protein MKKNVLFFIAFTVFLSMIVSLPARTSAQSIDLNGGIKNEYIYEEYVFITGKPIKFTGTSKNVTVTVKENKGKLTETYKFTLTGPNSEKLARNFVYTYDVTNYDQIGQSTADGEVTKFTETITIGKDKYTLVDYQLSKSAVTDKRPASDYYTGNAIARKTYTYSSGSGRNEKVQEITVNADSRHVGYENFWGATETQITEFEMIYADGSIGTVENRVSTTKSRELEYDESMSSLASFNGTYKAISSADTLSEYVYELPKTKGKIALDNDYMPKVEMLKIPKFRDLSSHWARGSIEKLYSLGILDDQSNFFSPNTPMLRYDFAIAIGKAVDLRVLEDTSKKKKTPPTSIFRDVKRTTKDYNYLVASVNKGVIQGMTATNFEPDGYLSRQQAATILVRALGLEGKAPDPGYTTSYVDDNKISDYARDSVYVASELGLMKGSGGKFNPKGILTRAEASSIIERYLKYLENDLKQNYRDDILFFE from the coding sequence ATGAAAAAAAATGTTCTTTTCTTTATAGCATTTACCGTTTTCCTAAGTATGATAGTTAGTTTACCAGCACGAACTTCAGCTCAATCCATTGACTTAAATGGTGGCATAAAAAATGAGTATATATATGAAGAATATGTGTTCATTACAGGGAAGCCGATTAAATTTACAGGTACAAGTAAAAATGTGACAGTAACAGTCAAAGAAAATAAAGGCAAGCTAACGGAAACGTATAAATTTACATTAACTGGACCAAATAGCGAAAAACTAGCACGTAATTTTGTATATACATATGATGTGACAAATTATGATCAAATCGGTCAAAGTACAGCGGATGGAGAAGTAACGAAATTTACCGAAACAATAACGATTGGCAAGGATAAATATACGTTAGTGGATTATCAATTATCTAAAAGCGCTGTGACGGATAAGCGACCAGCATCGGATTACTATACAGGTAATGCCATTGCGAGAAAAACTTACACATATAGTAGCGGTAGTGGGCGCAATGAAAAGGTACAAGAAATTACCGTAAATGCTGATAGTCGTCATGTAGGGTATGAAAACTTCTGGGGAGCTACAGAAACTCAAATTACAGAGTTTGAAATGATTTATGCAGATGGCTCAATTGGTACAGTAGAAAATCGGGTATCTACAACGAAATCACGCGAGTTAGAGTATGATGAAAGTATGTCGTCTTTAGCAAGCTTTAATGGCACTTACAAAGCAATTAGTTCGGCTGATACACTTTCAGAATATGTTTATGAACTGCCTAAAACGAAGGGTAAAATCGCATTAGATAACGACTATATGCCAAAAGTTGAAATGTTAAAAATTCCAAAATTCCGTGATCTTTCATCGCACTGGGCACGTGGAAGTATTGAAAAACTATATTCTTTAGGAATTTTAGATGACCAATCCAATTTCTTCTCACCAAATACACCGATGTTACGCTATGATTTTGCGATTGCAATCGGTAAAGCAGTTGATTTACGTGTATTAGAGGATACTTCGAAAAAGAAAAAAACACCACCTACAAGCATTTTTAGAGATGTGAAACGCACAACAAAAGATTATAACTATTTAGTCGCTTCTGTTAATAAAGGGGTTATTCAGGGGATGACGGCTACAAATTTTGAACCGGATGGCTATTTATCACGACAACAAGCAGCAACTATTTTAGTGCGTGCATTAGGGCTTGAAGGCAAAGCGCCAGATCCAGGCTATACAACGTCATATGTGGATGATAACAAAATATCAGATTATGCACGAGATTCTGTTTATGTAGCATCAGAGCTGGGATTGATGAAAGGCAGTGGGGGTAAATTCAACCCGAAAGGCATTTTGACACGTGCCGAAGCTTCATCAATTATTGAACGTTATTTAAAATATTTAGAGAATGACTTAAAGCAAAATTATCGCGATGATATTTTGTTCTTTGAATAA
- a CDS encoding YjfB family protein: MDIAALAMSMKQAQLMQNVSLAVTKQAMEFQQQSTEQVIELLDAPHPTSGHSIDVSV, from the coding sequence ATGGATATTGCCGCTTTAGCAATGTCAATGAAGCAAGCACAATTAATGCAAAATGTTTCATTGGCTGTCACAAAACAAGCGATGGAATTTCAACAGCAAAGTACAGAACAAGTTATTGAACTTCTAGATGCACCACACCCAACATCGGGTCACTCGATTGATGTTTCGGTTTAA
- the yihA gene encoding ribosome biogenesis GTP-binding protein YihA/YsxC produces MKVHNVEMIGSFVRPEQFPEDGYPEFALAGRSNVGKSSFINRMIGRKAMARISSKPGKTQQLNFYKIEDQFFFVDVPGYGYAKVSKSERAAWGKMIEQYFMGREQLKAVVLIVDLRHPPTNDDCMMYDFLKHYNIPVIVVSTKADKIPKGKWDKHKKIVRETLQMDKQDPLFVFSSEKGLGFDEAWAEIEARM; encoded by the coding sequence ATGAAAGTCCATAACGTTGAAATGATCGGTAGTTTTGTCCGACCAGAACAATTTCCAGAAGACGGTTACCCAGAGTTTGCCTTAGCAGGGCGCTCAAATGTTGGGAAATCATCTTTCATTAACCGTATGATTGGTCGTAAAGCGATGGCGCGAATTTCGTCAAAGCCAGGAAAAACACAGCAATTAAACTTCTATAAAATTGAAGATCAGTTTTTCTTTGTTGATGTACCAGGGTACGGTTATGCAAAAGTTTCAAAATCAGAGCGCGCAGCATGGGGTAAAATGATTGAACAATACTTCATGGGACGCGAGCAACTAAAAGCAGTCGTTTTAATTGTTGATTTACGTCATCCACCAACTAATGATGACTGCATGATGTATGATTTTTTAAAGCACTATAATATTCCTGTTATCGTTGTATCAACAAAAGCGGATAAAATTCCAAAAGGTAAATGGGATAAGCATAAAAAAATCGTACGTGAAACATTACAAATGGATAAACAAGATCCTTTATTCGTGTTCTCTTCAGAAAAAGGCCTTGGTTTCGACGAAGCATGGGCTGAAATTGAAGCACGTATGTAA
- the hemA gene encoding glutamyl-tRNA reductase, with product MHTLVVGLNYKTAPVEIREKLSFIEQDIPNAMAALQQEKSVLENVIVSTCNRTEIYAVVDQLHTGRYYVKNFLANWFKIPMDQFEDHLFIREEDETFNHLFRVIAGIDSMVLGETQILGQVKKSFLQGQEMGTTGTVYNQLFKQAVTFAKRAHNETAIGENAVSVSYAAVELAKKIFGSLQNKHVAILGAGKMGELAIQNLYGNGVGKVTVINRTFEKAQHLASKFEGNAKSMDELQCTLLEADILISSTGATSYVIDHGLMKDVAKLRKADPLFMVDIAVPRDLDPKIGDIPNIFLYDIDDLQGIVQANLAERERAATEITAMIQEELVQFKDWFNTLGVVPVISALRKKAASIQEETMLSIENKMPELTDRERKILSKHTKSIINQLLKNPILQVKEMANSTQASEQLALFQQIFGIEEEVQQEVRAQQQEQSNARKNTNETAVNPGLSY from the coding sequence ATGCATACATTAGTAGTAGGCTTGAATTATAAAACGGCGCCTGTCGAAATTCGCGAAAAGTTATCCTTCATTGAACAGGATATACCTAATGCAATGGCAGCGCTACAACAGGAAAAAAGTGTCTTAGAAAATGTAATCGTTTCAACGTGTAACCGTACAGAAATATATGCGGTTGTTGATCAGTTGCACACAGGACGCTATTATGTAAAAAACTTTTTAGCTAATTGGTTCAAAATTCCAATGGATCAGTTTGAGGACCATTTATTTATTCGCGAGGAAGATGAGACGTTCAATCATTTATTCCGAGTAATTGCTGGAATTGACTCAATGGTGTTAGGCGAAACGCAAATTTTAGGACAAGTAAAAAAGAGCTTCCTACAAGGTCAAGAAATGGGCACAACAGGAACAGTGTATAATCAGCTCTTTAAGCAAGCGGTTACATTTGCCAAACGTGCGCATAATGAAACAGCAATTGGAGAAAATGCTGTTTCGGTATCATATGCAGCAGTTGAATTAGCAAAGAAAATATTTGGTTCTTTACAAAACAAGCATGTGGCGATATTAGGTGCTGGTAAAATGGGTGAACTAGCGATTCAAAACTTGTATGGTAATGGTGTAGGAAAAGTAACAGTTATTAATCGTACATTTGAAAAAGCGCAACATTTAGCGTCGAAGTTTGAAGGCAATGCGAAATCAATGGACGAGTTACAATGCACATTGCTTGAAGCGGATATTTTAATAAGCTCGACAGGTGCAACTAGTTATGTAATTGATCATGGTTTGATGAAGGATGTCGCAAAGCTCCGTAAAGCTGATCCATTATTTATGGTCGACATTGCGGTTCCACGTGATTTAGATCCAAAAATTGGTGATATTCCGAACATCTTCTTATATGATATTGATGATTTACAAGGAATTGTACAAGCGAACTTAGCAGAGCGTGAACGTGCGGCTACTGAAATTACAGCGATGATTCAAGAAGAGCTTGTCCAATTTAAAGATTGGTTTAATACGCTTGGTGTAGTCCCAGTCATTTCGGCGCTGCGTAAAAAGGCTGCTTCTATTCAAGAAGAAACGATGCTTAGTATTGAAAATAAAATGCCCGAGTTAACAGACCGTGAGCGAAAAATTTTAAGTAAGCATACGAAATCGATTATTAATCAACTTCTAAAAAATCCGATTTTACAAGTGAAGGAAATGGCGAATTCGACTCAAGCAAGTGAGCAACTCGCGTTATTCCAACAAATTTTTGGAATTGAAGAGGAAGTACAGCAAGAAGTGCGCGCTCAGCAACAGGAGCAAAGCAATGCACGCAAAAATACAAATGAAACAGCTGTGAATCCAGGCTTATCTTATTAA
- the ccsA gene encoding cytochrome c biogenesis protein CcsA translates to MTEVAMTRLYELMIILYALSIVLYFIDYLYKNLKARRVAFWFVSIVWIMQIVFIVLFIVETKRFPVLSLYEGVFFYAWLLTTLSIILHCIARVDLPVFFINVLSFIFVTIHMFAPNTTTQIVGESLVSEMLFIHISFAIVSYAAFSLSFVFSILYLILYRILKQKKLNNLWSRLPSLQQMSKWISYSNIVGVPLLLISLILGLEWAYMTLEGLSVFDVKIISSFIVSVVYLLILLLHRQGKLVGVTFAWVQVYLFLLVVINFFLGSKLSNFHLWV, encoded by the coding sequence ATGACAGAAGTAGCGATGACTAGATTATATGAGCTCATGATTATTCTTTATGCGCTTAGTATCGTTCTGTATTTTATTGATTATTTATATAAAAACTTAAAAGCAAGAAGGGTGGCTTTTTGGTTTGTATCCATTGTTTGGATCATGCAAATAGTATTCATCGTCTTGTTTATAGTCGAAACAAAACGATTCCCAGTACTGTCCTTATATGAAGGGGTATTTTTTTATGCGTGGCTTTTAACAACACTATCCATCATTTTACATTGTATTGCCCGCGTAGATTTACCTGTATTTTTTATTAATGTATTAAGCTTCATTTTTGTTACGATCCACATGTTTGCACCTAATACGACAACTCAAATTGTGGGAGAATCACTTGTTTCAGAAATGCTGTTTATTCATATTAGCTTTGCTATTGTTTCTTATGCAGCTTTTTCATTATCCTTTGTTTTTTCGATTTTGTATTTAATTTTATATCGTATATTAAAACAAAAGAAGCTTAATAATTTATGGTCCAGGCTACCAAGTCTTCAACAGATGAGTAAATGGATAAGTTATTCGAATATAGTAGGTGTTCCATTGCTCCTTATTAGCCTAATTTTAGGGTTAGAATGGGCCTATATGACATTAGAAGGGCTTTCGGTTTTCGATGTGAAAATTATTAGTTCATTTATCGTATCTGTTGTCTATTTACTTATTTTATTATTACATCGCCAAGGTAAATTAGTTGGTGTAACATTTGCCTGGGTACAAGTTTATTTATTTTTACTTGTTGTTATTAATTTTTTCCTTGGCAGCAAACTATCGAATTTCCATTTATGGGTTTAA